One genomic window of Verrucomicrobiia bacterium includes the following:
- a CDS encoding sialate O-acetylesterase, giving the protein MRLRFTPLFSLAVLAASLSAHADARLASIFGDNMVLQRDQKLPVWGWASPGEAVSVQLDGQSAVSATADAAGKWRVELPPQKADGKARTLTVKANNTLTLKDVLVGEVWLCSGQSNMEWTVNNSENPKDEIAAANYPTIRHIKVPLKPASVPQDEFKASWQVCSPQTAGGFTAAGYFMARKLQKELGVPIGLINSSWGGTRIEPWTPVTGFADLPQLKDIHSQVLKTLPDNPAYQQKLKQHLDAVDKWSASAKAALAENKPVTASPVFPADITPLASLQSPQQQPTTLFNAMINPFVGFPIRGAIWYQGESNHGEGMLYTEKMKALIQGWRKIWGIGEFPFFYVQIAPYKYGAEDPNVLATFWEAQSAAQAIPNTGMVVTTDIANLNDIHPKNKQDVGLRLALLALKNTYGKSDVVANGPKFKSLKQEGDKLRVTFENTAGGLKSRDQKPLNWFEIIGPETDYTKADAVIDGDSVVLSAASVKNPAAMRFSWHKDAEPNLVNGAGLPTEAFRAGEVPKMDYLAIKAPEASGYKLVYDLDLGKLGANIKYDVDNSASLKGEFDRVAYFIELRGPQGVNYSYVSMDAFTTDIKKIGIPTVASGAKFQTLVKNANVISNVKDIPNGTFAGDCNIEFWPNNYGPANTGKVVGASDAAFDTGDMIDALVDGYGSMQVHNFKAKQTIFAINNWKAAAGANIGIGNSTGETKDWTFVANANTYSQKRLRVLVRMK; this is encoded by the coding sequence ATGCGTTTACGTTTCACTCCACTGTTCTCGCTGGCGGTTCTCGCTGCGAGCCTCTCCGCTCATGCCGATGCGCGGCTCGCCAGCATCTTCGGCGATAACATGGTCCTCCAGCGCGACCAGAAGCTCCCCGTCTGGGGTTGGGCTTCGCCAGGAGAAGCCGTCTCCGTGCAATTGGACGGCCAAAGCGCCGTCTCCGCGACTGCTGATGCCGCCGGCAAATGGCGCGTGGAATTGCCTCCGCAAAAAGCCGATGGCAAGGCCCGCACGCTCACGGTGAAGGCGAATAACACGCTGACGTTGAAAGATGTTCTCGTGGGTGAAGTCTGGCTCTGCTCCGGCCAATCCAACATGGAGTGGACGGTCAATAATAGCGAGAATCCGAAGGACGAGATCGCCGCCGCGAATTACCCGACCATCCGCCACATCAAGGTGCCGTTGAAACCGGCCAGTGTGCCGCAAGATGAGTTCAAGGCCTCATGGCAGGTTTGCTCGCCGCAGACGGCAGGTGGTTTTACCGCCGCCGGTTATTTCATGGCGCGCAAACTGCAGAAGGAACTCGGCGTGCCCATCGGCCTGATCAATTCCTCTTGGGGCGGCACCCGCATCGAGCCATGGACACCGGTCACTGGCTTCGCGGATCTGCCTCAGTTGAAAGACATCCACAGCCAGGTGCTCAAGACGTTGCCGGATAATCCGGCGTATCAACAGAAGCTCAAGCAGCATCTCGATGCCGTGGATAAGTGGAGCGCAAGCGCTAAGGCGGCTCTCGCGGAGAACAAGCCGGTCACCGCGTCGCCTGTGTTCCCGGCGGACATCACTCCGCTGGCTTCACTGCAGTCTCCGCAGCAACAGCCCACCACACTCTTTAATGCGATGATCAATCCGTTCGTCGGCTTCCCCATCCGCGGTGCCATCTGGTATCAGGGTGAATCGAATCACGGCGAAGGCATGCTCTACACCGAGAAGATGAAGGCGCTCATCCAAGGCTGGCGCAAGATCTGGGGCATCGGCGAATTCCCGTTCTTCTACGTGCAGATCGCCCCTTACAAATACGGCGCGGAAGATCCGAACGTGCTCGCCACGTTCTGGGAAGCCCAGAGCGCCGCGCAAGCCATCCCGAACACCGGCATGGTCGTCACCACGGACATTGCGAACCTGAACGACATCCATCCGAAGAACAAACAGGACGTGGGCCTGCGCCTCGCCTTGCTCGCGTTGAAGAACACCTATGGCAAGAGCGATGTGGTGGCGAACGGGCCGAAATTCAAATCCCTCAAGCAAGAAGGTGACAAACTACGCGTGACGTTTGAAAATACTGCAGGTGGCTTGAAATCGCGTGATCAGAAACCGCTCAACTGGTTCGAGATCATCGGGCCGGAAACGGATTATACGAAGGCGGATGCGGTGATCGACGGCGATTCCGTGGTGCTCTCCGCAGCGAGTGTAAAGAATCCCGCCGCGATGCGTTTCTCCTGGCACAAGGATGCGGAGCCGAATCTCGTGAACGGTGCAGGCCTGCCCACGGAAGCGTTCCGCGCCGGTGAAGTGCCCAAGATGGATTACCTCGCCATCAAAGCTCCCGAAGCCAGCGGCTACAAGCTCGTTTACGATCTCGACCTCGGCAAGCTCGGTGCAAACATCAAGTATGACGTGGATAACTCGGCCTCACTGAAAGGCGAGTTCGATCGCGTCGCTTACTTCATCGAGTTGCGCGGGCCGCAAGGCGTCAACTACTCCTACGTGTCCATGGATGCCTTCACCACGGATATCAAGAAGATCGGCATTCCCACGGTGGCTTCCGGCGCGAAGTTCCAGACGCTGGTAAAGAATGCAAACGTGATCTCGAACGTGAAAGATATCCCGAACGGGACGTTTGCAGGCGATTGCAACATCGAGTTCTGGCCGAACAACTACGGTCCCGCGAACACAGGTAAGGTTGTAGGAGCATCTGATGCCGCATTCGATACGGGTGACATGATCGATGCCTTGGTGGATGGCTACGGCTCCATGCAAGTCCATAACTTCAAGGCCAAGCAGACGATCTTCGCCATCAACAACTGGAAGGCGGCCGCGGGCGCCAATATCGGCATAGGCAACAGCACGGGTGAGACCAAGGACTGGACGTTCGTGGCCAACGCCAACACCTACAGCCAAAAACGCCTCCGCGTGCTGGTCCGCATGAAGTAA
- a CDS encoding RraA family protein yields the protein MRALPHSDLLQLKRWNTPTIYNGWEQLTKHNAARDAFNLEETRDFMPQMGPMVGYAVTVVIEPSNAAHKQNANAWADYRRYVASVEGPKIVVVQDLDKPNVIGAFWGEVNSNVHKALGCVGTITDGGIRDLDEMNNAGFKALAKRLCVGHAHSTPVRWNVEVEVFGRKVSPGQLIHADKHGFLAVPFGEESGLLEAARFMDSNECETLIPAARGSAGCSTDEIIEKLAKAGAEFGTKAQAKFQRAGEWK from the coding sequence ATGCGCGCCCTCCCTCATTCCGACCTCCTCCAGCTCAAACGCTGGAACACGCCCACCATCTATAACGGCTGGGAACAGCTCACGAAACACAACGCCGCCCGCGATGCCTTCAATCTGGAGGAAACCCGCGATTTCATGCCACAGATGGGCCCGATGGTCGGCTACGCCGTCACCGTCGTCATCGAACCCAGCAACGCCGCGCACAAACAAAATGCCAACGCGTGGGCAGACTATCGCCGCTACGTCGCCAGTGTAGAAGGCCCAAAAATCGTCGTCGTGCAAGACCTCGATAAACCCAACGTCATCGGTGCCTTCTGGGGTGAGGTGAACAGCAATGTCCACAAAGCCCTCGGCTGCGTCGGCACCATTACCGATGGCGGCATCCGCGATCTAGATGAGATGAACAACGCCGGATTCAAAGCCCTCGCTAAACGCCTCTGCGTCGGCCACGCCCACTCCACACCCGTCCGTTGGAACGTGGAAGTCGAAGTCTTCGGCCGCAAAGTATCGCCCGGCCAACTCATTCACGCGGACAAACACGGCTTCCTCGCCGTTCCCTTTGGTGAAGAGTCGGGCTTGCTCGAAGCCGCCCGTTTCATGGACAGCAACGAGTGCGAAACCCTCATCCCCGCTGCCCGCGGCAGTGCTGGCTGCAGCACCGATGAGATCATCGAAAAGCTTGCCAAAGCAGGCGCAGAATTCGGCACCAAGGCCCAAGCAAAGTTCCAACGCGCCGGCGAGTGGAAATAG
- a CDS encoding DUF2334 domain-containing protein, with product MKSRIFSIALACFGLALAISSASAQTATTTNKPAAKPAAKPATPVERKAPPYIILKVDDLRNNGGKVHPRWQKFVDFTAERKIKSAIGIISDSLEKDDPKYFQWIKDQHAKGLIEFWNHGYNHKEWEVDGKKLQEFKGPSYEDQKKNLLRCNELAKQKLGFTFPAFGAPFNAIDGNTAKALLDDPDTTIWLYGDLKNPAGKIVMDRVGSVNIEAPTFVPSLQKFKAGYALNPTRDYFVIQGHPAQWTDERFAQFVELIDFLVQEKAIFTTPSEYVKLKGLKPAAAPKK from the coding sequence ATGAAAAGTCGTATCTTCAGTATCGCGCTGGCCTGCTTCGGGCTCGCACTGGCCATTTCCTCCGCCTCCGCACAAACCGCGACCACCACGAACAAACCCGCTGCCAAGCCAGCAGCTAAACCGGCCACACCAGTAGAGCGCAAAGCCCCGCCCTACATCATCCTGAAAGTGGACGATCTGCGGAACAACGGCGGCAAGGTTCATCCCCGCTGGCAAAAATTCGTGGACTTCACTGCCGAGCGAAAGATCAAGTCTGCCATCGGCATCATCTCGGATTCACTCGAGAAGGATGACCCGAAGTATTTTCAATGGATCAAAGACCAGCACGCCAAAGGCCTCATCGAATTCTGGAACCACGGCTACAATCACAAGGAATGGGAAGTGGACGGCAAGAAGCTTCAGGAGTTCAAAGGCCCATCCTACGAGGATCAAAAAAAGAATCTCCTGCGCTGTAATGAACTCGCGAAACAAAAGCTGGGCTTCACGTTCCCCGCCTTCGGCGCGCCCTTCAACGCCATCGATGGCAACACGGCCAAAGCACTCTTAGACGATCCCGACACCACCATCTGGCTTTACGGCGACCTCAAGAATCCCGCTGGCAAGATTGTCATGGACCGGGTCGGCTCCGTGAATATCGAAGCCCCGACCTTTGTCCCCAGCCTGCAGAAATTCAAAGCCGGTTACGCTCTGAATCCTACCCGCGATTACTTCGTCATCCAAGGCCACCCCGCTCAATGGACGGATGAACGCTTTGCCCAGTTCGTCGAGCTCATCGATTTCCTTGTGCAGGAAAAAGCCATTTTCACGACGCCTTCCGAATACGTGAAACTGAAAGGTTTGAAGCCCGCGGCTGCTCCAAAAAAATGA
- a CDS encoding substrate-binding domain-containing protein, which yields MHCWLASGIGNAMLLVKSFDQSYRMKALSSPSAALPLPERVSLVTQTARILRLGLETGRWPGALPGERLLSEQLRVSRPTLRAALAQLEKDGLLQTSQGKRRQTVISQKRSRGSKSSAPKSICLLSPHPLDAVPPMVLFWINELRARLAELQLGMELVVRPSAYHAKAEKAWEELAASHPSAAWVLFLSNEPMQRWFAARKIPALVVGSCPADNPLPSVDVDYRAACRHAAQWFSGHGHKRLALLLPASGCPGDQESEEGFCEGALKGEVKIVRHDETVAGVCARVDRLIALAEAPTAFLIARSAHALTVLTHLQRRGIKVPQDIALISRDDDAYLQHVVPTLARYTSRPQQFARKVGEALVQVLERGAKPGRAVRLMPEFLRGETAK from the coding sequence ATGCATTGTTGGCTTGCGTCTGGTATCGGCAACGCCATGCTGCTGGTCAAGTCCTTTGACCAGTCGTATCGCATGAAAGCATTGTCGTCGCCCTCTGCCGCCTTGCCACTGCCGGAGCGGGTCTCGCTCGTCACGCAGACGGCGCGCATTCTGCGGCTGGGATTGGAGACGGGGCGCTGGCCGGGGGCGTTGCCGGGGGAACGGTTGCTCTCCGAACAACTTCGCGTGAGCCGTCCTACTTTGCGTGCGGCACTGGCGCAATTGGAAAAAGACGGTCTGTTGCAAACGTCCCAAGGCAAGCGGCGGCAAACGGTCATTTCTCAGAAGAGGTCGCGGGGTAGCAAATCATCTGCGCCGAAATCCATATGCTTGCTCTCGCCGCATCCGCTGGATGCGGTGCCGCCGATGGTTCTTTTTTGGATCAATGAATTGCGGGCGCGGCTGGCGGAATTGCAGCTCGGCATGGAATTGGTCGTGCGACCCTCTGCTTATCATGCGAAGGCGGAGAAGGCTTGGGAGGAATTGGCTGCCAGCCATCCATCGGCAGCGTGGGTGCTTTTTCTCTCGAATGAGCCGATGCAACGGTGGTTCGCGGCGCGGAAGATTCCGGCGCTCGTGGTGGGCTCTTGTCCTGCGGATAACCCTTTGCCCTCGGTAGATGTGGATTACCGCGCGGCCTGCCGTCATGCGGCGCAGTGGTTCAGCGGGCACGGGCATAAGCGGCTCGCCTTGCTCCTGCCCGCGAGTGGTTGTCCGGGCGATCAGGAGAGCGAGGAAGGGTTTTGCGAAGGCGCATTGAAAGGTGAGGTGAAGATCGTTCGGCACGATGAAACGGTGGCTGGTGTCTGCGCGCGAGTCGATCGGCTGATTGCACTCGCGGAAGCACCCACGGCATTTCTCATCGCCCGTTCAGCGCATGCGCTCACGGTGCTGACGCATCTGCAACGGCGTGGCATCAAGGTGCCGCAGGATATCGCACTGATCAGTCGCGATGATGATGCATATCTGCAGCATGTTGTGCCGACGTTGGCGCGGTATACGAGCCGACCGCAGCAGTTCGCACGGAAGGTGGGGGAGGCGCTGGTGCAGGTGCTGGAACGGGGGGCGAAACCGGGGCGGGCGGTGAGGTTGATGCCGGAGTTTTTGCGAGGGGAAACGGCGAAGTGA
- a CDS encoding rhamnulokinase family protein, producing MTTHHYLACDLGAESGRLMLGTLREGRVTLEEIYRFPNPVLRQGESMHWDIPQLFTELKSGLRLVAKRKLPIASISTDSWGLDYVLFDAQGALIPPTFHYRDPRTARGVERVFSLTKWEHVFAETGIQFMPINSLYQLAAESPERLRNARLLLSVADAFNYFLSGNATVEESMASTFQLYNPRTRNWSDYLINLLKLPRSIFPHVASSCTSLGPIKHDLADELSLKETQVIATCSHDTGAAVAAVPAKEKNWAYLSSGTWSLLGVELDKPVLTDLCRTHNFTNELGYGGTVRLLKNIVGLWVIQECRRQWAADGNDIDYGTLTRLAADAPPFTAIIDLTDPRFVSPGGMPAKIAAFCRETKQPEPVTPGAIARCVLESLALQYDRTLRQAEEVSGLKTEVLHIVGGGSQNRLLNRFAANATGRTVIAGPVEATALGNVILQSITLGHLPTLSAAREIIATSFYVETYEPTEIEAWQIAARKLAQLMVKK from the coding sequence ATGACCACCCATCACTACCTCGCCTGCGATCTCGGTGCCGAAAGCGGCCGCCTCATGCTCGGGACGTTGCGTGAAGGGCGGGTCACACTGGAAGAGATTTACCGCTTCCCCAATCCCGTGCTGCGCCAAGGCGAGTCCATGCATTGGGACATCCCGCAGTTGTTCACGGAGTTGAAGAGCGGCTTGCGCTTGGTAGCCAAGCGCAAGCTTCCCATCGCCAGCATCAGCACCGATTCCTGGGGCCTCGATTATGTTCTCTTCGATGCCCAGGGCGCACTCATCCCACCCACATTTCATTATCGCGATCCGCGCACGGCGAGGGGAGTGGAGCGCGTGTTCTCGCTCACCAAATGGGAACACGTCTTTGCCGAGACGGGCATCCAGTTCATGCCCATCAATTCCCTCTACCAGCTCGCTGCGGAATCACCCGAGCGACTGCGAAATGCGCGTCTGCTGCTGAGCGTTGCGGATGCCTTCAATTACTTCCTCAGCGGCAACGCCACCGTGGAAGAGTCCATGGCCAGCACCTTCCAGCTCTACAATCCGCGCACACGCAACTGGTCGGATTACCTCATCAACCTGCTGAAACTCCCACGCTCCATCTTCCCGCACGTCGCCAGTTCCTGCACCAGCCTCGGCCCCATCAAACACGACCTTGCCGATGAACTCTCGCTGAAAGAAACACAAGTCATCGCCACGTGTTCTCACGACACAGGAGCCGCCGTCGCCGCAGTTCCAGCGAAGGAAAAGAACTGGGCCTATCTCAGCTCCGGCACCTGGTCCCTACTCGGCGTGGAACTGGACAAACCCGTCCTCACCGATCTCTGCCGCACGCATAATTTCACGAATGAACTCGGCTACGGCGGCACCGTGCGCCTGTTGAAAAATATCGTGGGCTTGTGGGTGATCCAAGAATGCCGCCGCCAATGGGCCGCTGATGGCAACGACATCGACTACGGCACCCTCACCAGGCTCGCCGCCGATGCGCCGCCCTTCACCGCGATCATCGACCTGACCGATCCACGCTTCGTCTCCCCCGGCGGCATGCCTGCCAAGATCGCCGCCTTCTGCCGCGAGACAAAACAACCTGAACCTGTCACGCCCGGAGCCATCGCCCGCTGCGTCCTCGAAAGCCTCGCGCTCCAATACGATCGTACCCTGCGCCAAGCAGAAGAAGTCTCCGGCCTGAAAACCGAAGTGCTCCACATCGTCGGCGGAGGAAGCCAGAACAGATTGCTCAATCGATTCGCCGCCAACGCCACCGGACGAACCGTCATCGCTGGGCCTGTGGAAGCCACCGCCCTCGGCAACGTCATCCTGCAATCCATCACCCTCGGACACCTCCCCACACTATCCGCCGCACGAGAGATCATCGCGACATCCTTTTACGTGGAGACATATGAGCCGACAGAGATAGAAGCGTGGCAAATAGCAGCGCGGAAACTGGCGCAATTGATGGTAAAGAAATGA